The following proteins are co-located in the Massilia litorea genome:
- a CDS encoding type IV pilus modification PilV family protein produces the protein MQGCRIGGFTLVEVLVAMCVLALGVAGAASTQVAAARLQLTPGERKRHREARTEFSACMKKVAQRWENCRAEAEAKWPK, from the coding sequence TTGCAAGGCTGCCGCATCGGAGGCTTCACGCTCGTCGAAGTCCTGGTCGCCATGTGCGTGCTGGCGCTCGGCGTGGCCGGCGCCGCGAGCACGCAGGTAGCGGCGGCGCGCCTGCAGTTGACACCCGGCGAGCGCAAGCGTCACCGGGAGGCCAGAACCGAGTTCAGCGCTTGCATGAAAAAGGTGGCGCAACGGTGGGAGAATTGCCGCGCAGAGGCCGAGGCGAAGTGGCCTAAATAA
- the glyA gene encoding serine hydroxymethyltransferase produces MFAKDYTLAKVDPELWAAIQKENTRQQDHIELIASENYTSPAVMEAQGSQLTNKYAEGYPGKRYYGGCEYVDVAEQLAIDRVKQLFGAEAANVQPNSGSQANQGVFFAMLKPGDTIMGMSLAEGGHLTHGMALNMSGKWFNVISYGLTEQEDIDYEQMERLAREHKPKLIIAGASAFALRIDFERFAKIAKEVGAYFMVDMAHYAGLIAAGEYPNPVPYADFVTSTTHKSLRGPRGGIILMKAEFEKQINSAIFPGIQGGPLMHVIAGKAVAFQEALQPEFKAYQQQVVKNAKALADALIARGLRIVSGRTESHVMLVDLRSKGLTGKEAEAILGQAHMTCNKNGIPNDPQKPFVTSGIRLGSPAFTTRGFKEEDATKVGHLIADVLDNPHDAATIERVKAEVKVLTDKYPVYAK; encoded by the coding sequence ATGTTTGCAAAAGATTACACGCTGGCCAAGGTTGACCCGGAACTGTGGGCTGCCATCCAGAAGGAAAACACCCGTCAGCAGGATCACATCGAGCTGATCGCGTCCGAGAACTACACCTCGCCGGCCGTCATGGAAGCGCAGGGTTCCCAGCTCACGAACAAGTATGCCGAAGGCTATCCGGGCAAGCGCTACTACGGCGGCTGCGAATACGTCGACGTCGCCGAGCAGCTGGCGATCGACCGTGTCAAGCAACTGTTCGGCGCGGAAGCCGCCAACGTCCAGCCGAACTCGGGCTCGCAGGCCAACCAGGGCGTGTTCTTCGCCATGCTGAAGCCGGGCGATACCATCATGGGCATGTCGCTGGCCGAAGGCGGCCACCTGACCCACGGCATGGCGCTGAACATGTCCGGTAAATGGTTCAACGTTATTTCCTACGGTCTGACCGAGCAGGAAGACATCGACTACGAGCAAATGGAACGCCTGGCGCGCGAGCACAAGCCGAAGCTGATCATCGCCGGCGCTTCGGCGTTTGCGCTGCGCATCGACTTCGAGCGCTTCGCGAAGATCGCCAAGGAAGTCGGCGCGTATTTCATGGTCGACATGGCCCACTACGCCGGCCTGATCGCCGCCGGCGAATACCCGAATCCGGTCCCATACGCCGACTTCGTCACCTCGACCACGCATAAATCGCTGCGCGGTCCGCGCGGCGGCATCATCCTGATGAAGGCCGAGTTCGAAAAGCAGATCAATTCCGCGATCTTCCCCGGCATCCAGGGCGGCCCGCTGATGCACGTGATCGCCGGCAAGGCCGTCGCCTTCCAGGAAGCGCTGCAGCCGGAATTCAAGGCTTACCAGCAGCAAGTCGTGAAGAACGCCAAGGCCCTGGCCGACGCGCTGATCGCACGCGGCCTGCGCATCGTCTCGGGCCGTACCGAGTCGCACGTGATGCTGGTCGACCTGCGTTCGAAAGGCCTCACCGGCAAGGAAGCGGAAGCCATCCTCGGCCAGGCCCACATGACCTGCAACAAGAACGGCATCCCGAACGACCCGCAGAAGCCGTTCGTGACCTCGGGCATCCGCCTCGGCAGCCCGGCCTTCACGACGCGCGGCTTCAAGGAAGAAGACGCGACGAAAGTCGGCCACCTGATCGCCGACGTGCTGGACAATCCGCACGACGCCGCGACCATCGAGCGCGTCAAGGCGGAAGTGAAAGTGCTGACCGACAAGTACCCGGTGTACGCCAAGTAA
- the ybgF gene encoding tol-pal system protein YbgF, translating to MPKLLSPSRLACLMLAAWLPLQASAGILDDDEARRAILDLRAKVDAITRDLTTRLDAKADKNATLDLLNQNEQMLAEVAKLRGQIEVLANEVSKAQNNQRTLYSDLDARIKKLEPRAETIDGQTAQVLPSEKQAYDSAMEVFKTGDYKRAAGALQDFVKRFPDSAYAANAQYWLGNAYYAQRDYKNAIAAQEVVTTTYASSAKAPDAMLNIATSYAELKDKVKAKKTLQTLVSKFPDSQAAQSAKDRLATLK from the coding sequence ATGCCTAAATTGTTGTCCCCATCCCGCCTCGCCTGCCTGATGCTGGCCGCCTGGCTGCCGCTGCAGGCCTCCGCCGGCATCCTGGACGACGATGAAGCGCGCCGCGCGATCCTCGACCTGCGCGCGAAAGTCGACGCCATCACGCGCGATCTCACCACCCGCCTCGACGCCAAGGCGGACAAGAACGCCACGCTCGACCTGCTGAACCAGAACGAGCAGATGCTGGCCGAAGTCGCCAAGCTGCGCGGGCAGATCGAGGTGCTGGCCAATGAAGTGAGCAAGGCCCAGAACAACCAGCGCACGCTCTACTCCGACCTCGACGCCCGCATCAAGAAGCTCGAACCGCGCGCGGAAACCATCGACGGCCAGACGGCGCAGGTGCTGCCTTCGGAAAAGCAGGCCTACGACAGCGCGATGGAAGTCTTCAAAACCGGCGACTACAAGCGCGCCGCGGGCGCCCTGCAGGACTTCGTCAAGCGCTTCCCGGACTCGGCCTACGCCGCCAACGCCCAGTACTGGCTCGGCAACGCGTATTACGCCCAGCGCGACTACAAGAACGCGATCGCCGCCCAGGAAGTCGTGACCACGACCTACGCCAGCAGCGCCAAGGCACCGGACGCGATGCTCAATATCGCCACCAGCTACGCCGAGCTCAAGGACAAAGTCAAGGCGAAGAAGACCTTGCAGACCCTGGTCTCGAAGTTCCCCGATTCGCAAGCCGCGCAGTCCGCCAAGGACCGCCTGGCCACCCTGAAATAA
- the pal gene encoding peptidoglycan-associated lipoprotein Pal, whose protein sequence is MRNVKSVSFIIATAALLAACKSPTPVAEPTVVERAPTAAPTTDPRDVRPVETATVDPLNDPKGVLANRSVYFDFDSYVVREDGKPVVANHSQYLNQNKGRKILIQGNTDDRGGSEYNLALGQKRAEAVRRAMASQGVAESQMEAVSLGEEKPKATGSGEAAWAENRRADIVYQ, encoded by the coding sequence ATGCGCAACGTTAAGAGTGTGTCCTTCATCATCGCCACCGCTGCCCTGCTCGCAGCCTGCAAATCGCCAACGCCAGTCGCCGAGCCGACCGTTGTCGAGCGTGCCCCGACCGCAGCGCCGACCACCGACCCGCGCGACGTGCGTCCAGTCGAAACCGCGACCGTCGATCCGCTGAACGATCCAAAAGGCGTCCTGGCAAACCGCAGCGTCTACTTCGACTTCGACAGCTACGTCGTGCGTGAAGACGGCAAGCCAGTGGTTGCCAACCACTCGCAATACCTGAACCAGAACAAGGGCCGCAAGATCCTGATCCAAGGTAACACCGACGATCGCGGCGGCAGCGAATACAACCTGGCCCTGGGCCAGAAGCGCGCCGAAGCCGTGCGCCGTGCGATGGCAAGCCAGGGCGTGGCCGAGAGCCAGATGGAAGCCGTCTCGCTGGGCGAAGAAAAGCCGAAGGCAACCGGTTCGGGCGAAGCCGCCTGGGCTGAAAACCGTCGCGCCGACATCGTCTATCAGTAA
- the nrdR gene encoding transcriptional regulator NrdR codes for MKCPFCQHEDTQVLDTRVSEEGDAIRRRRRCVQCDKRFTTYERIELSMPIIVKKNGSRTEFASSKLRGSLMLALRKRPVPAAAIDAAVASIEEKLLTSGRREVDTGYVGELVMQELKRLDEIAYIRFASVYKDFKDLAEFQQALAEVGHSRK; via the coding sequence ATGAAATGTCCGTTCTGCCAGCATGAAGACACCCAGGTCCTCGATACGCGCGTATCCGAGGAGGGCGACGCCATCCGCCGCCGGCGCCGCTGCGTGCAATGCGACAAGCGCTTCACCACCTACGAACGCATCGAACTGTCGATGCCGATCATCGTCAAGAAAAACGGCAGCCGCACCGAATTCGCCAGCAGCAAGCTGCGCGGCAGCCTGATGCTGGCGCTGCGCAAGCGCCCGGTCCCGGCCGCGGCCATCGACGCCGCCGTCGCCTCGATCGAGGAAAAGCTGCTCACCAGCGGCCGGCGCGAAGTCGATACCGGCTATGTCGGCGAACTCGTGATGCAGGAGCTCAAGCGCCTCGACGAAATCGCCTACATCCGCTTCGCCTCCGTCTATAAAGACTTCAAGGACCTGGCAGAGTTCCAGCAGGCCCTGGCTGAAGTCGGGCACTCCCGCAAATAA
- a CDS encoding pilus assembly protein, with product MRPFRRERGAALITMLFLMLALLMMSLSSTRAALAGARSARYERDRQVAHAAAEAALLDAERDIEGAAGAASPRTAMFSAPDGSAFVERCAGRAEKTGLCKAASGAAPPAWQAADLAGGAGVAYGRFSGRALPTGAGTLPAAAPRYLVELLPGTHPVFRVTALGVGADPATIVVLQSYYRRAAGGAAGKRLGWREIANWPELHQAASH from the coding sequence ATGAGGCCATTCCGACGCGAGCGCGGCGCGGCGCTCATCACCATGCTGTTCCTGATGCTGGCGCTCCTGATGATGTCGCTCTCGAGCACGCGCGCCGCGCTGGCCGGCGCCCGGTCGGCACGCTACGAACGCGACCGCCAGGTGGCGCACGCGGCGGCCGAAGCGGCGCTGCTCGATGCCGAACGCGATATCGAAGGCGCTGCAGGGGCCGCATCGCCGCGTACCGCGATGTTCAGCGCGCCCGACGGAAGCGCCTTTGTCGAGCGCTGCGCCGGCCGGGCCGAGAAGACGGGTCTGTGCAAGGCGGCGAGCGGCGCCGCACCGCCCGCCTGGCAGGCGGCCGACCTGGCAGGCGGCGCCGGCGTCGCATACGGCCGCTTCAGCGGGCGCGCGCTGCCGACGGGTGCCGGCACACTGCCGGCCGCCGCGCCACGCTACCTGGTCGAACTGCTGCCGGGGACTCATCCGGTGTTTCGCGTCACCGCGCTGGGCGTCGGCGCCGACCCGGCGACGATCGTCGTCCTGCAGAGCTACTACCGGCGTGCCGCCGGGGGCGCCGCCGGCAAACGCCTGGGCTGGCGCGAGATCGCCAACTGGCCCGAGCTGCACCAGGCCGCATCGCATTGA
- a CDS encoding PilW family protein — translation MSMRRPTPRQAGMTLAELLVALALGLGVLLAGAVLMTGANKAYVAHEDAAGVDDGGRYALALIGRAVRQGAFVDWESHGSAGLDKDAPAPLAGLDSRSLVKTSAAIDGPLANAVNGSDVLAVRYPGAGPAPDGDGSVIDCAGFPVHGAKEGWSIFYVARNADGLAELRCKYRGAANWSADAVVAGVDGFQVLYGLDSDTPPDGIPNRYVNAGAIAALDAALLPAERKEKTWWKRVASVQVALLLHGEHPSAAPQPDGYALFGLAYSAAHGASDQGVQLAQAELRGQGPARARRLFTAVFAIAVAQP, via the coding sequence ATGAGTATGCGCCGCCCGACGCCGCGCCAGGCCGGCATGACCCTGGCCGAACTGCTGGTCGCGCTGGCGCTCGGTCTCGGCGTGCTGCTGGCCGGCGCCGTCCTGATGACGGGCGCGAACAAGGCCTATGTCGCCCATGAAGACGCGGCCGGCGTCGACGATGGGGGCCGCTATGCGCTGGCCCTGATCGGGCGCGCGGTGCGCCAGGGCGCCTTTGTCGATTGGGAGAGCCATGGCAGCGCGGGACTGGACAAGGACGCGCCAGCGCCGCTGGCGGGCCTCGACAGCCGTTCGCTGGTCAAAACGAGTGCCGCCATCGACGGTCCGCTGGCGAATGCGGTCAACGGCAGCGACGTGCTGGCGGTGCGCTACCCGGGCGCCGGCCCTGCGCCCGACGGCGACGGCAGCGTGATCGATTGCGCGGGCTTTCCCGTGCATGGCGCGAAGGAGGGCTGGAGCATCTTCTATGTCGCCCGCAACGCCGACGGCCTGGCCGAGCTGCGCTGCAAATACCGGGGTGCGGCCAACTGGAGCGCGGACGCGGTCGTCGCCGGCGTCGACGGCTTCCAGGTGCTGTATGGGCTCGACAGCGATACGCCGCCGGACGGCATCCCGAACCGCTATGTGAACGCCGGCGCGATCGCCGCGCTCGATGCCGCGCTGCTGCCCGCCGAGCGCAAGGAAAAGACCTGGTGGAAGCGTGTCGCCAGCGTGCAGGTGGCCTTGCTGCTGCATGGCGAGCACCCGTCGGCGGCGCCGCAGCCGGACGGCTATGCATTGTTCGGTCTGGCCTACAGTGCCGCGCACGGGGCGAGCGACCAGGGCGTGCAGCTGGCGCAGGCCGAGCTGCGCGGCCAAGGTCCGGCACGGGCGCGCAGGCTGTTCACGGCCGTATTCGCGATTGCGGTAGCCCAGCCATGA
- the tolA gene encoding cell envelope integrity protein TolA yields MKPATHGSPYTVPPEPNRVPAIVLAVAAHALLLAFLWIGISWQNTEPPAVEAEVWDMKVQSAAAPALPPPPPPEAVEPEPQPEPAPVTPPPPPPKVVEPEPVKPAAPDINLEREKKLAEQKKQREREQLEKKERERELAEQKEREELKAKELADKKLADKKKLAEKKELEKKELEKKELEKKELAKKAEAEKLAAEKADAEKKKKVAAEKAAKAKAEAAEQAKLDKLRDAELKRITGAAGSGGEAQKSSAPKIDAGYIGKLTALIKSNTTFAGSTDVPGNPKAVFKVELLPTGEILSVRLSKSSGVPQFDDAVERGINKSSPLPKKKDGTVERTIVVNFSMKDLD; encoded by the coding sequence ATGAAGCCAGCCACCCACGGCAGTCCGTACACGGTACCGCCAGAACCGAACCGCGTGCCAGCCATCGTGCTGGCGGTGGCGGCGCACGCCCTGCTGCTGGCCTTCCTGTGGATCGGCATCAGCTGGCAGAACACCGAACCGCCCGCGGTCGAGGCCGAGGTCTGGGACATGAAGGTGCAGTCGGCCGCCGCGCCCGCATTGCCGCCTCCGCCGCCACCGGAAGCCGTCGAACCCGAGCCGCAGCCCGAGCCGGCGCCCGTCACCCCTCCTCCTCCTCCGCCGAAGGTCGTGGAACCCGAGCCCGTGAAGCCGGCCGCACCGGACATCAATCTCGAACGCGAGAAGAAGCTGGCCGAGCAGAAGAAGCAGCGCGAACGCGAACAGCTGGAAAAGAAGGAACGCGAACGCGAGCTGGCCGAACAGAAGGAACGCGAAGAGCTGAAGGCAAAAGAGTTGGCCGACAAGAAGTTGGCGGACAAGAAGAAGCTCGCCGAGAAAAAGGAACTCGAGAAGAAGGAACTCGAGAAGAAAGAGCTGGAAAAGAAAGAGCTCGCGAAGAAAGCCGAAGCCGAGAAACTGGCCGCCGAAAAAGCGGACGCGGAGAAGAAGAAAAAAGTCGCCGCCGAGAAAGCCGCCAAGGCGAAAGCCGAGGCCGCCGAGCAGGCCAAGCTCGACAAGCTGCGCGATGCCGAACTCAAGCGCATTACCGGCGCCGCCGGCAGTGGCGGCGAGGCGCAGAAATCGAGCGCGCCGAAGATCGACGCCGGCTACATCGGCAAGCTGACGGCCCTCATCAAGAGCAATACGACCTTTGCCGGCAGTACCGATGTGCCCGGCAATCCGAAAGCCGTGTTCAAGGTCGAGCTGCTGCCGACCGGCGAAATCTTGTCGGTGCGTCTGAGCAAGAGCAGCGGCGTGCCGCAGTTCGACGATGCGGTGGAGCGCGGCATTAACAAATCGTCACCACTTCCTAAAAAGAAAGATGGTACGGTGGAACGCACAATCGTGGTCAATTTCTCCATGAAAGACCTGGACTGA
- the ybgC gene encoding tol-pal system-associated acyl-CoA thioesterase — protein MPALFTWTVRVYYEDTDAGGIVFYANYLKFFERARTEWLRAAGVDQQALIERDGVGFVVKHASIDYHAPARLDDELTLTLTIEKLGRASVQFVQQAWKGDSLLVEAQVKVGCVDLATVRPRSLPGDVADKMRAA, from the coding sequence ATGCCGGCGCTTTTCACCTGGACGGTACGGGTTTATTACGAAGATACGGACGCGGGCGGTATCGTGTTCTACGCGAATTACCTGAAATTTTTCGAACGTGCGCGCACCGAATGGCTGCGCGCCGCCGGCGTCGACCAGCAAGCCCTCATCGAGCGTGACGGCGTCGGCTTCGTCGTCAAGCATGCCAGCATCGATTACCACGCGCCTGCCCGCCTCGACGACGAATTGACCCTGACGCTCACCATTGAAAAGCTCGGCCGCGCCTCGGTCCAGTTCGTCCAGCAGGCCTGGAAAGGCGACTCCTTGCTGGTCGAAGCGCAGGTCAAGGTCGGCTGCGTCGACCTCGCCACCGTACGGCCGCGCTCGCTACCTGGCGACGTGGCTGATAAAATGCGTGCCGCTTGA
- a CDS encoding GYD domain-containing protein gives MNLSVGNIILEGPHMARYLIEASYLSEGINGLLKEGGTRRREAVDQLFHSLGGKVEAFYFVFGDRDVVIIGELPDNATAAALALRVDASGVTTCKTTVLLTPQEIDAAVTKTVTYRPPGQNMAAEVANWEGEGGHLASGAQGGNE, from the coding sequence GTGAATCTTTCCGTCGGGAACATCATTCTGGAAGGACCTCACATGGCCAGGTATCTGATTGAAGCGAGCTATCTCAGCGAGGGAATCAACGGGCTGCTGAAGGAAGGCGGCACGCGGCGGCGCGAGGCTGTCGATCAATTATTCCACTCGCTGGGCGGGAAGGTCGAAGCCTTTTATTTCGTCTTCGGCGACAGGGATGTCGTTATCATCGGCGAGCTTCCCGACAACGCCACTGCCGCGGCGCTGGCGCTCAGGGTCGATGCCTCCGGCGTCACCACGTGCAAGACGACGGTGCTGCTGACGCCCCAGGAAATCGATGCAGCCGTCACCAAGACCGTGACCTATCGTCCACCGGGCCAAAACATGGCCGCTGAGGTCGCCAACTGGGAAGGCGAGGGTGGGCATCTTGCGTCAGGTGCGCAAGGTGGAAATGAATGA
- the tolQ gene encoding protein TolQ has product MTPTHDLSFLALISNAHAIVQLIMLLLLVLSVVSWSYIFRKLFAIRAARRQTEQFERSFWAGGNLHTLHQSASAQRDQSGPLARIFEAGMGEFIKGKQASRDALDMGAVLDGSRRAMRAAFQRELDGLDLHLNFLASVGSVSPYIGLLGTVWGIMNAFRGLASVQQATLAVVAPGIAEALIATAIGLFAAIPAVVAYNRFTHDIDRLATRFESFVEEFSNILQRQSR; this is encoded by the coding sequence ATGACACCAACCCACGACCTTTCCTTCCTTGCCCTCATCAGCAATGCGCACGCGATCGTGCAGCTCATCATGCTGCTCCTGCTGGTGCTGTCCGTGGTCAGCTGGTCGTACATCTTCCGCAAACTGTTTGCCATCCGCGCCGCCCGCCGCCAGACCGAGCAGTTCGAGCGCAGCTTCTGGGCCGGCGGCAACCTGCATACCCTGCACCAGTCCGCTTCCGCACAACGCGACCAGAGCGGCCCGCTGGCCCGCATCTTCGAAGCCGGCATGGGCGAATTCATCAAGGGCAAACAAGCCTCGCGCGACGCCCTCGACATGGGCGCCGTGCTCGACGGCTCGCGCCGCGCCATGCGCGCCGCCTTCCAGCGTGAACTCGACGGTCTCGACCTGCACCTGAACTTCCTGGCCTCGGTCGGTTCCGTGTCCCCGTACATCGGCCTGCTCGGCACCGTGTGGGGCATCATGAATGCCTTCCGCGGCCTGGCCAGCGTCCAGCAGGCGACGCTCGCCGTGGTCGCGCCCGGCATCGCCGAGGCGCTGATCGCCACCGCAATCGGCCTGTTCGCCGCGATCCCGGCCGTCGTCGCCTACAACCGCTTCACGCACGACATCGACCGCCTCGCGACCCGCTTCGAGAGCTTCGTCGAGGAATTCTCGAACATCCTGCAGCGCCAGTCGCGCTGA
- the tolB gene encoding Tol-Pal system beta propeller repeat protein TolB yields MKKLHYLLFSATLLIGSAANAQLQVEIAGVGSNQIPVAVAAFADESMAPEQISAIVRADLERSGVFKVINAGQAISDSASIDASSWKARGADALVVGSVQKQPDGRFAVRYKLYDTVKGGQLSQLGNEVQPRFTRLQAHRIADDVYEKLTGTRGIFSTRIAYVKENRAGRDFVLAVADADGENEIIAAHGREPIISPSWSPDGGKVAYVSFEDRKPVIYMQDLVTGKRRVIANEKGSNSAPTWSPDGSKLAIALSKSGNYQVYIVNADGSGLRRLSNSSGIDTEPHFSADGQSIYFTSDRSGGPQIYKMSVAGGNATRVTFNGNYNISPRVSPDGKTLAWISQRDGGYSLYAKDLASGQELRLADGASEPSFSPNGKYIMYANKSGGRVALAVVSTDGRVKQRLSTKAGNIREPSWGPFMK; encoded by the coding sequence ATGAAAAAACTTCATTATTTGTTATTTTCCGCCACCCTCCTGATCGGGTCGGCAGCCAATGCACAGCTGCAAGTGGAAATCGCCGGCGTCGGCAGCAACCAGATCCCGGTGGCGGTCGCCGCCTTTGCCGATGAATCGATGGCGCCGGAACAGATCTCGGCCATCGTCCGTGCCGACCTCGAGCGCAGCGGCGTCTTCAAGGTCATCAACGCCGGCCAGGCCATCAGCGACAGCGCCAGCATCGACGCCAGCAGCTGGAAGGCGCGCGGCGCCGATGCACTGGTGGTCGGCAGCGTCCAGAAGCAGCCCGACGGCCGCTTCGCCGTGCGCTATAAACTCTACGACACGGTCAAGGGCGGCCAGCTCTCGCAGCTGGGCAACGAAGTGCAGCCGCGCTTCACCCGCCTGCAGGCGCACCGCATCGCCGACGACGTCTACGAAAAGCTGACCGGCACGCGCGGCATCTTCTCGACCCGCATCGCCTACGTGAAGGAAAACCGTGCCGGCCGCGACTTCGTGCTGGCCGTGGCCGACGCCGACGGCGAGAACGAAATCATCGCCGCCCATGGCCGCGAACCGATCATCTCGCCGTCCTGGTCGCCCGACGGCGGCAAGGTCGCCTACGTGTCCTTCGAGGACCGCAAGCCGGTCATCTACATGCAGGACCTGGTCACCGGCAAGCGCCGCGTGATCGCCAACGAAAAGGGCAGCAATTCGGCGCCGACCTGGTCGCCGGACGGCAGCAAGCTGGCGATCGCCCTGTCGAAGTCGGGCAACTACCAGGTGTACATCGTCAACGCCGACGGTTCTGGCCTGCGCCGCCTGTCGAACAGCAGCGGCATCGACACCGAACCGCATTTCTCGGCCGACGGCCAGAGCATCTATTTCACGAGCGACCGCAGCGGCGGCCCGCAGATCTACAAGATGAGCGTCGCGGGCGGCAACGCCACCCGCGTCACCTTCAACGGTAATTACAACATCAGCCCGCGCGTGTCTCCGGACGGCAAGACCCTGGCCTGGATTTCCCAGCGCGACGGCGGCTATTCCCTTTACGCAAAGGACCTGGCGAGCGGCCAGGAACTGCGCCTGGCCGATGGGGCCTCCGAACCGAGTTTTTCGCCGAACGGCAAATACATCATGTATGCGAACAAGTCTGGCGGGCGTGTCGCGCTGGCGGTCGTATCGACGGATGGTCGGGTCAAGCAGCGCTTGTCCACCAAAGCGGGAAACATCAGGGAGCCCAGCTGGGGTCCCTTCATGAAGTAA
- the pilV gene encoding type IV pilus modification protein PilV → MQGCRIEGFTLVEVLVAMCVLALGVAGAASTQVAAARLRQQAALESEAVQLAASLGARMRVNTAQMALPDASNPYLQFDYDAAGGDPAAPPVQCFGGADCDPAQLAAFDLYDTARIVQGAFPGGRIAICRDGGGWNAALQAVEWSCTGGANAPVVVKLGWRAPGSSAAAPFVTMVVAG, encoded by the coding sequence TTGCAAGGCTGCCGCATCGAAGGCTTCACGCTCGTCGAAGTCCTGGTCGCCATGTGCGTGCTGGCGCTCGGCGTGGCCGGCGCCGCGAGCACGCAGGTAGCGGCGGCGCGCCTGCGCCAGCAGGCCGCGCTCGAGTCGGAAGCCGTGCAACTGGCCGCCTCGCTCGGCGCGCGCATGCGCGTCAACACGGCGCAGATGGCGCTGCCGGATGCATCCAATCCCTATCTCCAGTTCGACTACGACGCGGCCGGCGGCGATCCGGCCGCGCCGCCCGTCCAGTGCTTCGGCGGCGCCGATTGCGATCCCGCCCAACTGGCCGCCTTCGACCTCTACGACACGGCACGCATCGTGCAGGGCGCCTTTCCCGGCGGGCGAATTGCCATCTGCCGCGACGGCGGCGGCTGGAATGCGGCGCTGCAGGCTGTTGAGTGGAGCTGCACCGGCGGCGCGAATGCGCCGGTAGTCGTCAAGCTGGGCTGGCGCGCGCCCGGCAGCTCCGCGGCGGCGCCCTTCGTGACGATGGTGGTTGCGGGATGA
- a CDS encoding biopolymer transporter ExbD — protein MAFSSSMRGGRRSKLKSEINVVPYIDVMLVLLIIFMAVPANQTPNVVNLPNAEKSALPPDTYIHITVKPDATLSIGVSGKETVAAESLPDRAALVARLRELHESNPDYPVMISGDRDSKYADVIELISESKKLGINRVGLATK, from the coding sequence ATGGCCTTTTCCAGCAGCATGCGCGGCGGACGCCGCAGCAAACTGAAATCCGAAATCAACGTCGTGCCGTATATCGACGTGATGCTGGTGCTGCTCATCATCTTCATGGCGGTGCCGGCCAACCAGACCCCGAACGTGGTCAACCTGCCGAACGCCGAGAAATCGGCGCTGCCGCCGGACACCTATATCCACATCACGGTGAAACCCGACGCCACGCTGTCGATCGGCGTCAGCGGCAAGGAAACGGTCGCCGCCGAATCGCTGCCGGACCGCGCCGCCCTCGTCGCCCGCCTGCGCGAACTGCACGAGAGCAATCCGGATTACCCAGTGATGATTTCCGGCGACCGCGACAGCAAATACGCCGACGTGATCGAACTGATTTCGGAATCGAAGAAGCTCGGGATTAACCGCGTCGGTCTCGCAACGAAGTAG
- a CDS encoding SDR family oxidoreductase gives MIVFITGASAGFGAEMARTFVRNGHQVVMAARRMERLDALAAELGESALPVEMDVTSKKSIDEALAMLPQSWRQIDVLINNAGLALGTAPAHEAPLDDWETMIATNCQGLVTMTRALLPAMVERGSGLVINLGSVAGHYPYPGGNVYGATKAFVEQFTLNLRADLVGTGVRATNLAPGLCGGTEFSNVRFKGNDEAAAKVYEGTTPLTAKDIAETAYWIATLPPHINVNSIEMMPTCQGFSPFNIKRA, from the coding sequence ATGATCGTTTTCATCACCGGCGCTTCCGCCGGATTCGGCGCCGAAATGGCGCGCACCTTCGTTCGCAACGGCCACCAGGTCGTGATGGCGGCGCGCCGCATGGAACGCCTCGATGCGCTCGCGGCCGAGCTGGGCGAATCGGCGCTGCCGGTCGAGATGGACGTGACCAGCAAGAAATCGATCGACGAAGCGCTGGCCATGCTGCCGCAATCCTGGCGCCAGATCGACGTCCTGATCAACAATGCCGGCCTCGCGCTGGGCACGGCGCCAGCGCACGAGGCCCCGCTGGACGACTGGGAAACCATGATCGCCACCAATTGCCAGGGCCTGGTGACGATGACGCGCGCCCTGCTGCCGGCCATGGTCGAGCGCGGCAGCGGCCTGGTGATCAACCTGGGCTCGGTGGCCGGCCACTACCCCTACCCTGGCGGCAATGTGTACGGCGCCACGAAAGCCTTTGTCGAACAGTTTACGCTGAACCTGCGCGCCGACCTGGTCGGCACCGGCGTGCGCGCGACCAACCTGGCGCCGGGCCTGTGCGGCGGGACCGAATTCTCGAACGTGCGCTTCAAGGGCAATGACGAGGCCGCGGCGAAAGTGTATGAAGGCACGACGCCGCTGACCGCCAAGGACATTGCCGAGACGGCGTACTGGATCGCGACCCTGCCGCCGCATATCAACGTCAACAGCATCGAGATGATGCCGACCTGCCAGGGCTTCTCGCCGTTCAACATCAAGCGCGCCTGA